Proteins encoded by one window of Oreochromis niloticus isolate F11D_XX linkage group LG17, O_niloticus_UMD_NMBU, whole genome shotgun sequence:
- the LOC100690282 gene encoding E3 ubiquitin-protein ligase TRIM39, with the protein MASASSLLCEEQFLCSICLNTFTDPVTTPCGHNYCKTCITEYWDSSDVTQCPLCKKRFRRRPQLQVNTEFRDMMECFSSMRVKDGEVLAKPGEVSCDVCIGPKRKAHKTCLVCLTSYCQADLEPHQRVASLKKHKLIDPVSNLKDRVCQKHDKMLELFCCTDQVCICFMCLKDDHVTHVTIPSERAFREGKARLESLTSEMKEMEKTKSSHVKEAKRLAQQNKDESERELADIAEVLEALVASLLKNQDELIKLIQEKHKAVETQAETYIALLEEEVVELGRGIAELEEYLQTEDHLHFLHSCSTLHYVAFNKDVLKPLSHGEPPFTDSLSKMSQQIYLGMVKKYSAQIEKMLSKEVGMLVHDLNSSDGCDAAEQAATAEPLMRDDFIEGEGISREFDFEEEWRPPRDKLMMIQQCNSMNLTFDPHVAHPILKVYEGGRKLTLDLHLRPYSPLFDRPFLKQPYVLATEGFSSGRFYYEVCVSKSKVWTLGVVKESVNKHMGFPPTPEDGAWTLSARYTGWDVQYFACDSKILFSHVRQIPQTVGVFVDYEKGEVSFYDVDARTLIYSFTGCAFTENPSTLKALLYYLLGFPLSNRCKLYPIFGIFPIGNNFANQISITT; encoded by the coding sequence atggcctcagccagcagcttGCTGTGTGAGGAACAGTTCCTCTGTTCAATCTGCCTTAACACATTTACTGATCCTGTCACTACTCCATGTGGACACAACTACTGCAAGACTTGTATCACAGAGTACTGGGACAGCAGTGATGTAACGCAATGTCCCCTTTGCAAGAAGAGGTTCCGCCGCAGACCTCAGCTACAGGTCAACACAGAGTTCAGAGATATGATGGAGTGTTTCAGCAGCATGAGAGTAAAGGATGGAGAGGTTCTTGCTAAACCGGGGGAGGTGTCCTGTGATGTCTGTATCGGACCAAAGCGAAAGGCCCACAAGACCTGCCTGGTGTGTTTGACCTCATATTGCCAGGCTGACCTGGAGCCTCATCAGAGAGTTGCAAGCCTAAAGAAGCACAAGCTGATCGACCCCGTATCAAACCTGAAGGACAGGGTGTGTCAGAAGCATGACAAGATGTTGGAGCTCTTCTGCTGCACAGATCAGGTGTGTATTTGTTTCATGTGCTTGAAAGATGACCACGTGACACACGTAACCATCCCCTCCGAACGTGCTTTCAGAGAGGGGAAAGCCCGGCTTGAGAGCTTAACAtcagaaatgaaagaaatggaAAAGACCAAATCCAGTCATGTGAAGGAAGCCAAACGCTTGGCTCAGCAAAACAAGGATGAGTCAGAACGAGAGCTAGCAGATATTGCTGAGGTTTTAGAAGCTCTGGTGGCCTCTCTGCTAAAAAACCAGGACGAGCTAATTAAGCTAATCCAAGAGAAGCACAAAGCAGTagaaacacaagctgaaacCTACATAGCTCTGCTGGAAGAAGAAGTAGTCGAGTTAGGAAGGGGGATAGCTGAACTGGAAGAGTATTTACAGACAGAAGACCATCTCCATTTCCTGCACAGCTGCTCAACCCTCCACTACGTTGCATTCAATAAGGACGTATTGAAACCTCTGTCCCACGGTGAGCCTCCTTTTACAGACAGCCTTTCTAAAATGAGTCAACAGATATATTTGGGGATGGTGAAGAAGTACAGTGCTCAGATAGAAAAGATGCTCAGTAAAGAAGTGGGCATGCTTGTTCATGACCTCAATTCGTCTGATGGCTGTGATGCTGCTGAACAGGCTGCTACAGCAGAACCACTAATGAGAGATGATTTTATTGAAGGAGAAGGGATATCAAGAGAATTTGATTTTGAAGAGGAGTGGAGACCACCTCGGGACAAGCTAATGATGATCCAGCAGTGCAATTCGATGAATCTAACCTTTGATCCCCACGTAGCCCATCCAATACTCAAGGTGTACGAGGGTGGCAGAAAACTAACACTTGATTTACATTTACGACCTTACTCTCCTCTTTTTGACCGACCATTTTTAAAACAACCCTATGTCCTTGCGACTGAAGGATTCTCCTCAGGCAGGTTCTACTATGAGGTTTGTGTCAGCAAGAGTAAAGTCTGGACTTTGGGAGTGGTCAAAGAGTCTGTGAACAAGCACATGGGTTTTCCTCCCACCCCCGAAGATGGAGCCTGGACATTAAGCGCACGGTACACTGGATGGGATGTGCAATATTTTGCCTGTGATTCCAAGATTCTTTTTTCGCATGTGAGACAGATACCCCAAACAGTTGGTGTGTTTGTCGATTACGAGAAAGGAGAGGTCTCGTTCTATGACGTGGATGCCAGAACCCTGATATACTCCTTCACAGGATGTGCCTTCACTGAGAACCCATCAACATTAAAAGCTCTTCTGTATTATCTGCTTGGCTTTCCTTTAAGTAACAGGTGCAAGCTGTATCCTATTTTTGGAATCTTTCCGATAGGTAATAATTTTGCCAACCAAATATCCATCACAACTTAA